A genomic stretch from Coffea arabica cultivar ET-39 chromosome 10c, Coffea Arabica ET-39 HiFi, whole genome shotgun sequence includes:
- the LOC140015963 gene encoding dirigent protein 2-like — translation MAKGSALASIQISLVLLLAIFVCSEADLLDPYYCCRGKETKITVYLQLFTGGPKTTSVAVAGAPGRPRTLSEFGTIFVNDANMTEGISYRSPTIGRAQGLYIVSARNGSSSQGLFSLLFSNSQYNGSTLEFQGPGFNLQTGGPTSEIPVIGGTKKFRLARGYGLFKIVRQNLSLNNTVIMGNITVVSNNKFE, via the coding sequence ATGGCAAAAGGTTCAGCTTTAGCATCCATCCAAATTTCCCTTGTGCTATTACTAGCAATCTTTGTTTGTTCAGAAGCTGATCTTCTTGACCCTTACTACTGCTGCCGTGGAAAGGAGACCAAGATTACTGTGTACCTTCAATTGTTTACAGGCGGACCAAAAACCACCAGTGTTGCAGTTGCCGGCGCCCCTGGTAGGCCCAGAACTCTCTCCGAATTTGGAACCATTTTTGTTAATGATGCTAACATGACAGAAGGCATCAGCTACAGATCTCCAACTATTGGTCGAGCCCAAGGCCTTTATATAGTTTCAGCCCGTAATGGATCCAGCTCACAGGGCTTATTTTCCCTCCTTTTCTCCAACTCACAATACAACGGTAGCACATTGGAATTCCAAGGACCAGGATTTAACTTACAAACAGGTGGTCCGACGAGTGAAATTCCAGTAATTGGTGGCACCAAAAAGTTTAGGCTTGCTCGGGGATATGGACTTTTTAAGATAGTTCGACAAAATCTGTCACTGAATAATACGGTTATAATGGGCAACATTACCGTAGTGTCCAATAATAAGTTTGAATAA
- the LOC140015964 gene encoding F-box/kelch-repeat protein At3g23880-like: MGSVKNCVVKRICQPLGRYDRTQPEDLAASSSSSVSSHHNILLCVSKSWRSLLSDPLFITAHLTLHLHYPQKLIFFSSSPVPLSSRSIYTLTFTTADNPGSEAVLQKLTLAENILENTSSKYASIVGSCNGLVLVLGFRMEIGFRDTMYLINPTTMEFVKLPASPLVREAIRIGGALGYDSSNDDYKIVTVSCDEPTSNETSS, from the exons ATGGGTAGCGTGAAGAATTGTGTTGTAAAAAGAATCTGTCAGCCACTGGGGAGATATGATAGGACACAGCCAGAGGACTTAgcagcttcttcttcttcttctgtgtCTTCACACCATAACATTCTACT GTGCGTCTCGAAGTCATGGCGATCTCTACTCTCCGACCCACTATTCATCACAGCCCACCTCACTCTTCATCTCCATTACCCCCAAAAACTcatattcttttcttcttcccctGTCCCTCTCTCTTCACGCAGCATCTACACCCTAACTTTCACTACTGCTGACAACCCTGGTTCCGAAGCTGTTTTGCAAAAGCTCACCCTAGCAGAGAACATTTTAGAGAATACATCTTCGAAGTACGCCTCAATTGTTGGTTCTTGCAACGGGTTGGTGTTGGTGTTAGGATTCAGAATGGAGATAGGCTTCCGGGATACAATGTATTTGATAAACCCCACGACCATGGAGTTCGTGAAATTGCCCGCTAGCCCTTTGGTTCGGGAGGCTATTCGAATTGGGGGTGCATTGGGTTATGATAGTTCTAATGATGATTACAAGATCGTTACTGTCTCGTGTGATGAACCCACGAGTAATGAAACTTCTAGTTAG
- the LOC140015965 gene encoding uncharacterized protein, with translation MVTTPNSLVSKVLKAKYYPHESIFRCKIKQNSSWIWQSLMGERNLVEKGTYRKIGNGKSTKIWEDKWIPGNSQGKPTSAKPQHCTVNRVEELIQNYRWKRPLLFKLFKEEEAKRIMRIPSVWLIKKIGSSRHTMGMGSIQWPQLIRNWIAKETWHLTPLHWDGIEDQRGDFKKW, from the exons ATGGTCACAACTCCTAATTCTTTAGTATCTAAAGTGTTAAAAGCCAAATATTACCCACACGAGTCAATATTCAGATGCAAAATCAAGCAGAACTCTTCTTGGATTTGGCAGAGTTTGATGGGTGAAAGGAACTTGGTGGAAAAAGGAACCTATAGGAAAATTGGAAATGGCAAGAGCACTAAGATATGGGAGGACAAATGGATACCAGGAAATTCCCAAGGGAAGCCGACTTCAGCAAAGCCACAACATTGCACAGTCAATAGAGTGGAAGAGCTGATCCAGAACTACAGATGGAAAAGGCCCCTCTTATTTAAGCTGTTCAAGGAGGAGGAAGCTAAAAGAATTATGAGGATACCCTCAGTTTGGTTGATAAAGAAAATAGGCTCTTCGAGACACACAATGGGAATGGGGAGTATACAGTGGCCTCAGCTTATAAGGAACTG GATAGCTAAAGAAACATGGCATCTAACTCCATTACATTGGGATGGAATTGAAGACCAGAGAGGAGACTTTAAGAAGTGGTAG